From the Caloenas nicobarica isolate bCalNic1 chromosome 2, bCalNic1.hap1, whole genome shotgun sequence genome, the window AATCAGCCAGTGAGCTGGAAAATATTACTGTTCTTCAAAAGTAAGGGGCACAGTTACTACAGTGGTCCTTTtgctattttcttcatttttacatCTTCTATGAAGAATAAGTTATGAACTATATTAACCACAGacaagttggttttgtttttcttgttttgttttctaagctCCAGCATAATTATCCAACCAATACCTGTCAATCACCTTTTGTCTCAATAGCAGAGAGCAACACGGACCCTTGCCTTCATTTGGGAAATGATAGATTGGAAgagatagaaataaaaataaatactataaCCTCATGTTTAAAGCTGTTAAGTTCTCTCAAGAACATCCAATGTAAGAATACCCAGAGTACCTTAAATTTCACAGGCATTTTGAGAGGGAAAAATATGTTCACATTTTAGAACATTGTGCATGTCTGAAAGTTAAACAAATCAGAACTACCTACAAATGAACAATAAGGTTTTCCCCTTGGTGGACTCTGTTTCCCTAAATGTTAAGAGTCAAAGTGTGTTCACTATCAGCCAGATACTGGTTCTGTCACCGCACATTCACATTAGAAAACCTTCTTTCCAGTGTACGTTACTCATAAATGTGCCCAATCAGACTGACTCTCTGCCTCTTTATGTTCTATGGTGAATTAGGAAAGGGCCTGTTGAAGGATGATACAGGCCATTCTTTTGTGATGGTCTGCAGTTTTCTCTCccaatacattttctttttatttagcaCTTccatttttatcctgtgttCCTCTTCGGCCATCTCACACTCTCTTtctatttgctgtatttttgcCACATGAACTTCATTCATTTGGATTAACTGCAGTTGCAAAATTGACATTTGCTGATGATGTTCTTCTTCATGCATCTTTTTTAGAGCACTTTCCTGAGTTGCTTTACTTCTGTAGTTCTTATCTGCTGCTATTCTGACATCAGAACACGAAGGCTCAGGTTGAGAGGTACCTTCACATACTGGGAAATGTAccagttctttctcttcatCACAGAGTTCTCTATTTGAGACAACAAATGACTCTGCAAAACATAAGAGGAAAAAGTATTATAGCATTCCATTATTCTCCCTCAGGAAACATGAACTTGTGATAATGCAGTTATTGGTGCACACATCTAAACCTTTTGCTTCTGTACTATAGTACAGGAGCCACTACATAATGCCGTTCTGTTACAGAATACGACAGATATAATGGTCTGAACTGAAACACTTTGGGTTCTGTTGATAGACCTCCATGGCTATAACAGGAGCTCAGAATACTAAAGAGAACACAGACATTTATAAGCGGACACTTAAATTTAGGTGGCTGAGCCTGAAGTTGAACCTTAATGCAGCTGTTCAAGCCAAATCCATATGTgacttgcaatatttttatgaaagatTTGAGTCTCAGGTAAAGAGCTACAACAACATTAATATCAAGAGACTGAGGGAATACTAGGAAGACTACTACTTATTCCTTCGTTATTGCTACTGTAAATGCTGTAAGTGCAGTGGTgtatattttggggaaaaaattacattattctAACTTTGAGAAGGTTCTACCAATTCTACTGAAATAAGTGAAACTACTCATCAAATAAAATAGTAACTGCTGCAAATAAAGGtctcaaaatacatttctttacaAATCCTGATTACTACTTATGTTGAATACAATTATGAATGAGACATTGCAAGAATGTTATCTAATGATGTAGTTACTGGTGTCTTTTGAGCAAGGACAGTCTTCTATTTGCAATCCTGATATTATAAAATTTGCAAGAAGACGCTGTAGCCACCCTccctttctggttttggattACTCCTTCTGTTTATGCTTGTCAAACAAAGAAGAATGTGGTGCTCAACTTTTTCAAAAAGGCCATTCTCCAATGTGGACTGCGGTGTGAAATATAGCTCTACATACTCTTTTCAGCCCTTCTTGAAAACAAAGGAGGGAAGACCTACAGGGAACGCTTGCAGCAGACAATTGTGTATCAATTTGCtgttggtggctttttttttttttaaagtgctcaGACAACCTTTTCCCAACAAAACACTATTTTATAAAGGATCAAATTATCCTTGGGACTGTCCTCTGTCCTCCGGAAAGCCAGCATGATAGCTACTGTGATGCTTGCCACAAAGTAGCAGATATGTCaaaaactgatgaaaaaaaattgagcaaAACCTCAGTTTAACTCCTGGGGGCCTAAGGAAATACAATAGGGAGTCTTGTAATATCATAGCTCTGAAATTGCTTTTCTATAACCAGCAGTCACAGCTAAGTGGAGAGATTTAGGCTGCTGAATGAGAATCACTGGCAAAAATCACATACAAAACAATTCCACTTGCATCATTACAGTAACATTTATACCTTGACTAGAAGCATCAGGCTGATATTCAGAATCTTCTTCTGGTGGGCTCTGCAAAAAGTACATTTGCTCAGGCATTATGCTGGCAATCTTCTCTTTCCCTATGATGTGGGTATTTATAAGCGGACTAATACTTCTTTTTACCTTCTCCCGCCTTTCATGTGCCATTATCTTTTTTGTCCGTGCCTTGATATTTTCCCAGCATTTCTTTAACTGTTTGAAGTCTCGCAGTGATACACTGGGCTGTGAATTATATTCATGAGCTAGCGCTTGCCAGGTACGTTGTTTCAGAGCAATAGTTCTTGCGTCACTTTTTTTACATTCAAGCAcgtatttgtatttttcaactAATGCAAGCAGCACACTCTTCTCCACTTCCGAGAAGTATTTAGCAGGTTTAATTATTTCGTTTTGCATTTTCTAATGTTTCTCCAGGAAGCCAAAAATCCTATGAAAAcaattatgaaagaaaaaagaaaatcgcAAATTACAACTGGTTACAGTGTCAGGAAACTGTGTTTCAGCAAATAACTCCTCAGCATAGCTTctaacacattttcattttcatacttTGTTAGTAGTTCTAGAGCACATAACGGAACATCCAGGTAAGATgtaataaaatactgttttctattGCGACTTCAGTGGCTACACAGTTACAGAAGTATACCATAAGGAGAAGCTTCATTTCTTTGTTACAATTTGTCTAGATACAAAATACTTAGTATTCAATTTACTTAGTAACTTGCTTTTAATAACCTGTTCTCCTATTCTTTGCACTTTGCATCACCCAGGGAGTTTTCAAAGCCCCGAACTCAAGTCCCTCAACGCAGCCCTTGACAGCTTCAGGTTTAAGTCTAAAGCCACTTTCAGCAGGTTTGGGTTTCCTTTGGTACACGAAAGACCCTCTTCTGCCCTTGCTGACTGTGTATAAGTAATATCTCCCCTCCCTCTGCAGTATTTGAAGGTTGTGTGAGAAATGATAGTTAGAAGTTGACTTGACATCAAATAGGCAGCAGGATCCTGACCTTACAATAGTGAGAAGAAGCAAAGGTTGCAAGAAAATATGAATCACAGAAACTGCTCTGAAGGTACAGGTTCTTCGCCCTTTACTGCTGACTCTGTGTGTGTAACACTCTTCCTCGCACTCGTGCTGCTGGTCACTTCCAGAAGTAAATGACCAGGCTAAAAAAAGTTTGGTCTCACCCAATACGGCCACTTCTGTATACTTACACCATGTTAACAACTGCCTCTATTCTCAAGCCTAGGACTTACATACACAATAGGGAAGAGGTAGATGCTACCAAGGAATTcttagccagaaaaaaaaaatgaagcagtgtTTCCTTTAATTATTAACACATGACTGCAgcaaaatacagtttcttttaTCTTTCCACACTTATCTCCCCATTCCCTCCCACTACAACTGTATAGCCCCATTACTTTTAGATTTTAGGCAGAAACTTCTGGATGATTAAGCAGAAAGAGGGGGAGTAATGGTGTCTTAGCTCatatttcttctggttttaataataaaacagaGATGAAACATATACAATATGATACTTAGTTCATATTCCTAACAGTCTCGGACTCTCCCAAAATgaattttctaatattttgcccagtgtttccttctttcctcatAACATTACTTGAAGATGCAATAGATGTCACCATCAGATTTGctcttttcaatattttttccttaattccGCTGCACTAGCACTCTTTTTGCGCcatctttgtaatttttttcctccaaatgtCTTAATACTTACATTTATCCTCACCTCTTTC encodes:
- the MSANTD3 gene encoding myb/SANT-like DNA-binding domain-containing protein 3, which gives rise to MQNEIIKPAKYFSEVEKSVLLALVEKYKYVLECKKSDARTIALKQRTWQALAHEYNSQPSVSLRDFKQLKKCWENIKARTKKIMAHERREKVKRSISPLINTHIIGKEKIASIMPEQMYFLQSPPEEDSEYQPDASSQESFVVSNRELCDEEKELVHFPVCEGTSQPEPSCSDVRIAADKNYRSKATQESALKKMHEEEHHQQMSILQLQLIQMNEVHVAKIQQIERECEMAEEEHRIKMEVLNKKKMYWERKLQTITKEWPVSSFNRPFPNSP